In the genome of Candidatus Thermoplasmatota archaeon, the window TTTCTCCATAATTTCCTGCACCGTCATAGGCGAAAATTGTTATTATATTTGTTCCCCCATACAACGGGAAAATCCATTCCAATAGATAGTATGTTTGCGGTGGATCGACTGTGCTGGAATCCCATGTTTCGCCATCCTCCCATATGTGATGTGAGCCAATTGATATTATTCCTGCATTATCTGTTATATGCCCAATGAGTGTTATATTACACGGCTCTGCAAAAGTACTTCCATCTGGTGGAGATTCAATAACAACCTCAGGTGGTTCTAGATCTGCAGGATAAACAATTATTGTTATTGAGAAAGTACCTAAAGGTTCTCCACAGGTTTCTCCCAAATAAAAAATAACTACATATGTACCTGCTTGACCGATGGCTGGTGTCCATTCAAAAACGCTAGTAACCTCTCCATAATCACAATGACACTCTGGAGTGAAAGTGGCTCCCTCAGGTAATGTTTCAATATTTACCCACATACAGATAATTCTCTCGGGCTGAGGGGGATCCCAATAACCAGTTATTGTTATTTTCAAATGTTGTCCCTCATAAATCTCATAAGGATCATCCATAGTAGAAAATGTGACGGTATTGTCAAGTAAAGCAGTTGAATTGAATGCCACTGAATTGATTTGTCTATCATTTCCATTTAATTGAGAATCTACCGCTGTCAAGAGGACAGCAACCAATAACACGCACATTCCCAGACTTAACCATTTCATTTTCTTATTCATTTTTTCACCTCCCCTTTTTGACCCGCGAGGTAGGGTTCCTTTTAAATTCCGCCCCGCCCGTCCAGTGCTAACAAATAGCACGCATATTCCAATACTCAACCACTTTATCTTTTTCTTCATTTTTGCCTCCCAAATTTTATTTTTGCCAAATTCTTATAGACATGAGATTATATAAAATTTTTTATTGCCCCCAGAATTTTTTTATCTCATCGATTATGTCGTCTGCTTTATGCATCTCTACATATTTTCTGAATCTTACCGCCCTTTCATCCAGGATTACGGCGATGCCCTTGTCATTCTTTTCCCTTATCAATCGGCCTATCGCCTGCAACAATTTTCTCGTTGTTGGAGCCTCAACGGCATATTTCCATCCGCTACCGAATTTTTTTTCATAATATTTCTGCAACGCCTGCTGATGTGCTGATGGGGGCGGATAAGGTATGCCCACTATAATAACCATTTCCAGCTCTTCCGATGGAAAATCCATCCCCTCCGATATCCTTCCCCCTATAACGGATAATAGAACACCACCCTTTTTCTTGAATTTCTCTATTTCTTCCATGAGTTTTTTCTGCTTTAACCCCTTTCTTTCGATGTACACATTCCTTTTTATCGAAGAACAAATATTCCTCCTCAGGAATCTATCCAGCATCGCATGGGATGAGAAGAATACAGCTGTATTTTTTTCAAAAGAATTGCATATGTCCACAATTTTTTTCTCCAACATGTATATCATTTCATCATTTAGCCCCTGGTATCTCGTGCTGATATCGTTCATATAAAATATTTTTTTGTTTTCCTTTGGGAATGGAGACGGAAAGGATATCAGCTCTGCATCTTTTATGGCAAGTGAATCTCTGTATTCCTCCAGCGGATAAAGTGTTCCCGACATATGTATTGAAGCATGAAAACTGTTTATGATGGAGGCCGCAATGGATGCATCAAGGCAGTAATATTCCAGACGGGGATTTTTCCTGGTTTCATCGACAATAAGCTTTGACCATCTCCCATCAAGTTCCATCCAAGAGCTTAAAAAAGCACCAACATTTTTGAGAAAAGAACGCGGGAGTTTGCCCTTTCTTTCCTTTAAATCCATTATAATCTCGCCATATTCAATAAACCTCTCGGCGAATAGTTCTATGTCCGACCTTTTCAATCCAAATTTTCTCACTTCTGCCTCGATTTTTCCTGGAGGGATAAGGCCGTCATTGGAATTTCCTTCAGAGAAATTGATGTACCTTTCCCTCATCGAATATATCAGGTCCGACATCGTACCGCAAAAATTTATTATTTCCTTTTCACCTTTCAGGTACTCTTTTACTTCATCTATCGCCATTTTCAGTGCATTTACTGACAGACGAGGGGACAAAATTGTCCTGCAATATTCCGGTAAGTTATGGGCTTCGTCAACAATGAGTATGCTTTTATCAAATGAATAAAATCCCCACTCCGCCAGCTTTTCTCTCAGGAAAGGATCGAACAGGTAAATGTAGGGGGCTATGATGACTTTGGCTTTCTTGGCAAGTTTCTTATTGAGTTCGTAGGGACATATTCCTCTAGATCTGCAATAAGCCAATACTTCCTCAGCAGAGATGATTTTTTTCTTCTCTATTTCACTCGGCAGCTTTTTCATCAAGAAAAAATTTGCAAAGAATTTACATCCATTCTTCATTTTGCCTCCCTTACGGATGGCATCTATTGTTCTCTTTTTTCTGGAAGAACATAACCTCGATATTTCTCCTGCATTGCCCCGTTTAAAATCGGGATTTTCTTCTGCCAAAATGCACATATTGGATCTTCCTTGGAAACCTATGGCCGTAACATCCCCCCCAATTGCATTCAATTCCATTATTGCCTGTCTCTGCTGAGAATTTGTTCTTGTAAGATAGAGGATTCTCATTCCGTTTTTCAGTGCATATTCTACGGATGGGACAAGTGCGCATATCGTTTTCCCCGAGCCGGTGGATGCCTGCATCACAAGATTTTTTTTGTTCTCTATGCATTTGCCGATAGCATTTATCATGTCATTCTGGTATTCTCTTGGCTCATAAGGAAAAGGCATCGCCAATAAACTATATTCAGTACATTAATCCATCGATACGAAACATTTTTCCCTCCTAAATGACCGGGTTTTAAATCCTGAGCAGCCCTGTATATAAAAATGCGAGAGGCCGGATTTGAACCGGCGAACCACTGCTGGAACAGATCTTGAGTCTGTCGCCTTTGACCTAGCTTGGCTACTCTCGCAACTTTGTATGACTTATGAATAGAATATGGGAAGAATATATTAACCCAACGATTTTGACCGGGAAAAGATTTTTTATCCATACTCCTTTTCTTTTTTATGCGTCTTGCCACCATTCTGATTGCCCTTGTAATGATTTCCGGCTGCATTTCCTGGCCTTTTGGAGAAACTTACCGGACAGGTTTTAAAGAGGGAGATTTAACTGTGCTAGGAAACTATGATTATTATTCCCCATTGGTGGACAAGCCTGAGGCAAAACTTTCTATGCAACCGGGTTATAAATACAATATTTCGTGGGAAGTTAGTAGAGTATATGTCAATTATGGGGGTGTGGCAAAAATAGTGATGGAAAATACGGGTGTGAACGACCTATTTATCTATAATTATCGGGTGAATATTGGAAATTCGGAATGGAAGTGGATGGAAGAGGAAAAGGGAATTATTATAAAAAAGGATGAAAAGAAAAAAGCATACATGGCATTTGGTGCTCCCAGCGCTCCGGGAAATTATGATTATCGCTTATCCTGCTCGTTTATGGTAAACAACCTTGCTGGTAATCTCCCATCTCCTAAAAACAGATGGTATGATAACGGCACCGCATATTTCTCAAAAAATGATATTAACGTCATGTCCTATAATATCAGCAGTGTTTATACCTCATCCAAGAATTACTATTACTATTTCGATAAGATAAACGACATGGTAACTTTTGATTTAACAATTTATGCGAAAGCACAGGAAATAATCCTTCCATTTTCGGGGAACTATAGAAACTATAACATCTTCCAGGTTTGCTCAATATATGACTACATCCTGGAAAACCTTAAATACACTAATGATAAGGAGGGAAAAGATGTGTGGTCTGATCCTGTAACAACGTTAAAAAGGAGGGGAGGGGATTGTGAGGATTATGCTATGCTTTTCTCTGCATTTGTATCCAGTATTGGGGGCACAGCAAGAATTTATATGACAGACAACCATGCCTTTGCAACTGTTTATATTGGAAATTCAACCAGGGCAAATGAGGTATTGGACGACATCAACGATTATTACGGAACAGATCTTTTCTTTGCCGTTTTAGAGGATAAATTTGGGTACTGGCTCGTTGCCGACCCTCTCGGCTCTTTCTATCTCGGGGGTTTGCCAGTCGGCGGAGACGTTGTCGGCCCGTGCAATGACAAGCGTTTATACAACTGGGATTTTACGCAGACGGGACATGTAAACATCATAGATATCATGAGGGAATAAAACTTTAAATGGTGGTTGCCATTACTTCCCGATTAAAATGAAACTGGATTTGAAACCAGAATTGTTATGGAAGTACTTTGAGGAAATAAGCAAAATACCCCGCTGTTCGAAGCATGAGGAAAAAATAGCCGAATATATTGTGAATGTGGCAAAAAAATTCGGGCATGAAGTGGTGCGGGATGAGGTAGGAAATGTCATTGTCAGGAAAAAAGCAACCGCCTACGATAACGCCCCGATGGTTACCATCCAGGCCCACATAGATATGGTCTGCGAGAAAAACAGGAATGTGAAACATGATTTCGAAAAAGACCCGATAGATGTATATGTGGACGGAGACACGATCAAGGCAAGAGGGACAACACTTGGAGCAGATAATGGTATAGGGGTTGCAGCATGTCTTACCGTGATGGAAGACAAAAATTTGAAGCATGGCCCCCTCGAATTTCTATTTACGGTAGACGAGGAGACAGGGATGACAGGGGCTTTCGGCCTTAAAAAGGGCTCGTTGAAGGGAGAGATGCTCATAAATGCAGACACCGAAGAGTTTGGAGCAGTTTATATCGGATGTGCGGGAGGCGGCAACAGCACTCTGGCACTCTCTATTAATTATAAAAGGGTAGATGAAAAAGGGCTCGAAATAACTATCTGTGGATTGAAAGGGGGGCATTCCGGCTGCGAGATAAACGAAGGAAGGGCAAATTCACTAAAATTGATGGCACGGCTGCTGTACAACATGGATGCAAAAATAAGCAGTATAGAGGGGGGTGACAAATTTAATGCTATACCAAGAGAGGCAATCGCCAAAATAATCCCATCTGATAAAAGCAATGCAATTGAAAAGGTAGAGGAATTTGAAAAAATATTCAGGAGCGAATATTCTGTTACTGACCCGGGCATAACAATAGAAACAAAGGAATGCAACATAGAGAAAATTTTGGATTCTGATGGCCAGAAAAAAGCTCTCTCCTTGTTAATGGGTCTGCCCCATGGCATATTGGTGATGGACAAGCAGGTGGAGGGGCTGGTAGAAACTTCGACGAACCTTGCAAAAGTAAGAAGCAACGATGCTTTAGAAATAATGATGAGCTCAAGGAGTTCTATAAATTCTGCCCTGGATGCAACGATGCAAAGTATAAGGGCTATAGGGGAACTTGCAGGAGCTAAAGTCGAGGAAGGAAGCAGGTACCCGGGATGGAAGCCCAATCTGGATTCCGCATTGCTTAAAATTGCTACAGAGTCATACAAAGAATTGTACGGAAAGGAACCGGAGATTAAGGCAATACATGCAGGGCTGGAGACGGGTGTGATAGGTAACACATTCGACATGGATATGATATCCATAGGCCCCCAGATAGAGCACCCTCACAGCCCCGACGAGGTTGTATATATCTCATCAGTGCAAAAGTTCTGGGAATACCTGCTAAAAATACTGGAGAACATAGCAAAGAAGAAATAAACTATTTTGCCTTTCTAATTTTTCTTGCCCTTGGCCCTTTTTTTGTTTTTTCTATTTCAAATTCCACTTTTTCTCCTTCTTCTGGAGTGAAATCGGTGTCATCGGCATGAATGAAAATATCATCCTCTAACTTTCTCGATTTTATAAATCCGTAATTTCTTTTATCAAACCATGTTTTTATCGTTCCTTTGTATATTTCTTTCCCTTCCATCTCGTCCCAGCACTCCGAGCAGTAAAAATTTTTACAGACAGGGCATTCGAATACTTTCCCTTTATACGAAAGCAGATTTCTTCCGCACATGCAGCATTTCATTTCGTCTTTCAGTTCATCTGCACAGCCCTTACATATCCCTGTGTCAGGACTGAGCAATTCCCTCAATTTATCATTCATTTTATTCCAACTTTATTTTTTTCTGTCCTTTATATTTTCCCTCATATGATTTTTCCGATTTGGACTTAACCTCCTCAAATACGATCTGGCACACTCTTTCCCCTGATGAAATGGTAATCTCTTCTTTGGTGTTGAAGCACGATATGGTTAGCGTGCCCTCAAATCCTACATCTACTTTTCCAAACGATGATATCACTCCCTTTCTTGCATACGTGGAGCGAAGCCACAACTGAGCAGCCTTAGTACCCAGCTTTATGTATTCCAGCGTGCCGATAGCAAACCACTTCATGGGTTGGATAACCGCTTTATCTTTTCTCTCCCCGTCGACCATGATTTCCCCTACCGATAGATCGTATCCATTCGGGGTCAAATTTTCTGGATTGAATGGTTGGATTGATATACCACCCTTCACAATTGAATTTTTAATGTCCACATCAGATAGTATCATGCCAATTGCCTTAAAAATTTTAATACGGAACCATATTTTAAGTTATCCCCGTTTATCCTTTCTCCGTTAAATCTATGCCATAAACGATGAATGATGCACCTATAACCAAAAACATAGTTATTTTTTCTTTTAGATTTGAAGATTGTGCTCCGAGACATCATGCCTAAAACCTTTTTAAAGTATGAGCGTATATCCCATCCAGGTGATTCATTGGGTAATGTGAGACCAACATACATAAAGCGGATGGCAATCAAACTAGTTGAGCAGATGCCGGACAATTTCTCGGAAGATTTTAATGCTAATAAGAATGCGGTAGCTGAGTATACGAATATAAACAGTAAAATAATGAGAAATCGTATAGCGGGATATATATCAAGAATGCTTGAAAATAAGGAAAGTAAAAATGAAGTTAAAGGGGAAAATTGAAAAAGCCGTTAAATCAATCCAGGAAGGAAATTTCATTCTCGTATATGACGCTGACGGGAGGGAGGAGGAAACAGATTTTATTATAGGGGCGGAGTTTGTCAGTAAGGAAAGTATATATCGGATGAGACATGACGGAGGAGGCTTAATTTTTCTTATGGTGCACCGCGATATCGGTGATAAGTTAGGTCTTCCATACCTTTCAGATGTTTTTTACAGGAGTGCCATAAAATGGCCTGTTCTCAAGGAACTCATTCCTAATGACATACCTTACGATACGAAGTCATCCTTTTCAATAACGATAAACCACAGAAAGACATTTACCGGCATAACCGATGTCGATAGAGCAATGACAATGAGGGAATTTGCCAAACTTGCATCCTGTGTTAAAAATATGGGCGGGATAGAGGCACAACGCACATTCGGAGAAAATTTCAGGGCTCCCGGGCATGTTCCCATATGCATGGCTTCAGAAGACTTGTTGCAGGAAAGGAGAGGGCATACGGAACTGTCGGTGGCGCTTGCCGTTATGGCGAATATAACTCCCATCACGGCAGGATGCGAGATGATGGATTATGGAAACAGTCTTCCAAAAAAAGATGCAGCCAAGTATGCCGAAGAAAATAAACTTGTTTTTCTTGAGGGGCAGGAAATCGTGGAGGCATGGGAAGAATGGCAAGAGTGATGGCAACCGGGGTTTTTGATTTGCTTCATATGGGCCATCTGCATTATCTGAGGGAGGCGAAGAAATTTGGGGACGAGCTTGTAGTCGTTGTTGCTACTGACGAAACGGTTAGGAAGAGAAAACACAGTCCCATCATCCCGCAGGAAATGAGGAGGCAACTGGTGGAGGCATTGAAGCCGGTTGATAAGGCGGTTATAGGCTATGCCGATGACAATTTGAGGATAGTGGAGGAAATAAAGCCAGACATTATAGCCTTAGGATATGATCAGGAAATGGAAGGGCTGGAAAAAAAACTGAAGGAAAGGGGCATTGATGCAAAAATAGTAAGATGCGCCAAATATGCAGATTATGATTTGAACGGAACAAGAAAAATCATAAAGAGGATAGAAGAAAAGATAGAAAAGAATGAATTGTATAAAGGTTCAGGATGAAAAAAATAGGAATAGCGGATACAACATTTGCAAGATATGACATGGGCAATGCTGCAGTGGATGAATTGAAGAAAAATGCCTCGGGCATTAAAATAAAAAGGTACACAGTTCCGGGCATAAAGGATTTGCCTGTTGCTGCAAAAAAGTTGATGGAAGACGGTTGCGACATTGTTATGGCTCTCGGTATGCCCGGCCCTCAACCGATAGACAAGCAATGTTCTCACGAAGCATCGATGGGATTGATAGCCGTTCAATTGATGACGGGCAAGCATGTCATAGAAGTGTTTGTTCATGAAGATGAAGCGGAGGATGAAAAGCAGCTAAAATGGCTGGCAGACAGAAGAACGAGGGAGCATGCATTGAATGTCATTGCCCTCCTTTTCCATCCCGAAAAATTGACACAGCGGGCAGGAACGGGACAGCGCCAGGGATTTGAAGATGCGGGGCCGTTGGAATGAAGCAAAAAGGTTTAATGGATGAAAAAGAAGCATTCAGGGAGAACATAAAAGAAATCAGGGAGGGAGATTGGATTAGAGATGCTCTAAGGGCGCGAAAATTTACGGGAATAGAGTCGCTAGAACAGGGGATAGATCTCATAAAATGTGCCATTGAACTCCACGAAAGAGGAAACCATGAATTCAAATAAGAGGGGTATCGATGATATATTGTTTCTCATCTGTGATTTTTTAAACAAGAATGATGTAGCGTATGTGGTGGTTGGCGGAATAGCGATTCTATTTTATGGCAACCCCAGGACTACCATGGATATTGACATAATCCTCCAGTTGAATGAAAGAGATATAAGAAATCTTGTACATTTTTTAGAGAAAAAAGATTTTGTTGTTTCTGAGGAGGATTTAAGGAATGCTTTAAAGGAAAAATCTCATTGTACGATATTAGATAAGTTGTCAATACTTCGGTTGGATGTCAAGGGAATTTATACCTGGTCCGACCAGATGACATTAGAAAGGAGAAAGGCCGTGGAATGGAGAGGCACGGTTATCTACATTGCTTCGCCCGAAGACATCATTGCAAACAAGCTTTATTTTGGAAGCGAACAGGACATAAAAGATGCCGAAAGTATATACGTGAGGCAACTCAAAAAATTGGATATGAAATATTTGGAAGAGAGATGCGGATCTCTAAACGTTCACAACGAATTCATGGAAATAAAAGAAAGAGTTGAGAGGTATCTAAAGAAAGTGGATAAAAATGAAATATCGAAACAGAAGCAAAAGAGGAAAGAAGACAATTCAGGCAAGAGTTAACAACGGAAAATTATTTGTTTATCTGCCCGCCGGCATAAGCGAGGAAGAGGAAAAGAAGCGGGTTGATAAGATGGAGGAGCGAAAAAGGAAACAGAGGCTTGACAGCAACGGGCAATTGGCCGAGCGCGCTCAGGAGCTGAACAAAAAATATTTTGATGGAAAACTGAAATTTGAGATTTGGCAGCTGTACGCCAGAGACTAAAACAATAAGGATATCCGACCGCCTGGCAGATATGCCCCGGCGGGTCAGGGATTATGTCA includes:
- a CDS encoding DUF6036 family nucleotidyltransferase, which gives rise to MNSNKRGIDDILFLICDFLNKNDVAYVVVGGIAILFYGNPRTTMDIDIILQLNERDIRNLVHFLEKKDFVVSEEDLRNALKEKSHCTILDKLSILRLDVKGIYTWSDQMTLERRKAVEWRGTVIYIASPEDIIANKLYFGSEQDIKDAESIYVRQLKKLDMKYLEERCGSLNVHNEFMEIKERVERYLKKVDKNEISKQKQKRKEDNSGKS
- a CDS encoding cold shock domain-containing protein, which codes for MNDKLRELLSPDTGICKGCADELKDEMKCCMCGRNLLSYKGKVFECPVCKNFYCSECWDEMEGKEIYKGTIKTWFDKRNYGFIKSRKLEDDIFIHADDTDFTPEEGEKVEFEIEKTKKGPRARKIRKAK
- a CDS encoding transglutaminase-like domain-containing protein; amino-acid sequence: MRLATILIALVMISGCISWPFGETYRTGFKEGDLTVLGNYDYYSPLVDKPEAKLSMQPGYKYNISWEVSRVYVNYGGVAKIVMENTGVNDLFIYNYRVNIGNSEWKWMEEEKGIIIKKDEKKKAYMAFGAPSAPGNYDYRLSCSFMVNNLAGNLPSPKNRWYDNGTAYFSKNDINVMSYNISSVYTSSKNYYYYFDKINDMVTFDLTIYAKAQEIILPFSGNYRNYNIFQVCSIYDYILENLKYTNDKEGKDVWSDPVTTLKRRGGDCEDYAMLFSAFVSSIGGTARIYMTDNHAFATVYIGNSTRANEVLDDINDYYGTDLFFAVLEDKFGYWLVADPLGSFYLGGLPVGGDVVGPCNDKRLYNWDFTQTGHVNIIDIMRE
- a CDS encoding dCTP deaminase, with the protein product MILSDVDIKNSIVKGGISIQPFNPENLTPNGYDLSVGEIMVDGERKDKAVIQPMKWFAIGTLEYIKLGTKAAQLWLRSTYARKGVISSFGKVDVGFEGTLTISCFNTKEEITISSGERVCQIVFEEVKSKSEKSYEGKYKGQKKIKLE
- a CDS encoding aminoacyl-histidine dipeptidase, yielding MKLDLKPELLWKYFEEISKIPRCSKHEEKIAEYIVNVAKKFGHEVVRDEVGNVIVRKKATAYDNAPMVTIQAHIDMVCEKNRNVKHDFEKDPIDVYVDGDTIKARGTTLGADNGIGVAACLTVMEDKNLKHGPLEFLFTVDEETGMTGAFGLKKGSLKGEMLINADTEEFGAVYIGCAGGGNSTLALSINYKRVDEKGLEITICGLKGGHSGCEINEGRANSLKLMARLLYNMDAKISSIEGGDKFNAIPREAIAKIIPSDKSNAIEKVEEFEKIFRSEYSVTDPGITIETKECNIEKILDSDGQKKALSLLMGLPHGILVMDKQVEGLVETSTNLAKVRSNDALEIMMSSRSSINSALDATMQSIRAIGELAGAKVEEGSRYPGWKPNLDSALLKIATESYKELYGKEPEIKAIHAGLETGVIGNTFDMDMISIGPQIEHPHSPDEVVYISSVQKFWEYLLKILENIAKKK
- a CDS encoding adenylyltransferase/cytidyltransferase family protein, producing MARVMATGVFDLLHMGHLHYLREAKKFGDELVVVVATDETVRKRKHSPIIPQEMRRQLVEALKPVDKAVIGYADDNLRIVEEIKPDIIALGYDQEMEGLEKKLKERGIDAKIVRCAKYADYDLNGTRKIIKRIEEKIEKNELYKGSG
- a CDS encoding ATP-dependent DNA helicase, translating into MPFPYEPREYQNDMINAIGKCIENKKNLVMQASTGSGKTICALVPSVEYALKNGMRILYLTRTNSQQRQAIMELNAIGGDVTAIGFQGRSNMCILAEENPDFKRGNAGEISRLCSSRKKRTIDAIRKGGKMKNGCKFFANFFLMKKLPSEIEKKKIISAEEVLAYCRSRGICPYELNKKLAKKAKVIIAPYIYLFDPFLREKLAEWGFYSFDKSILIVDEAHNLPEYCRTILSPRLSVNALKMAIDEVKEYLKGEKEIINFCGTMSDLIYSMRERYINFSEGNSNDGLIPPGKIEAEVRKFGLKRSDIELFAERFIEYGEIIMDLKERKGKLPRSFLKNVGAFLSSWMELDGRWSKLIVDETRKNPRLEYYCLDASIAASIINSFHASIHMSGTLYPLEEYRDSLAIKDAELISFPSPFPKENKKIFYMNDISTRYQGLNDEMIYMLEKKIVDICNSFEKNTAVFFSSHAMLDRFLRRNICSSIKRNVYIERKGLKQKKLMEEIEKFKKKGGVLLSVIGGRISEGMDFPSEELEMVIIVGIPYPPPSAHQQALQKYYEKKFGSGWKYAVEAPTTRKLLQAIGRLIREKNDKGIAVILDERAVRFRKYVEMHKADDIIDEIKKFWGQ
- the ribC gene encoding riboflavin synthase; protein product: MKKIGIADTTFARYDMGNAAVDELKKNASGIKIKRYTVPGIKDLPVAAKKLMEDGCDIVMALGMPGPQPIDKQCSHEASMGLIAVQLMTGKHVIEVFVHEDEAEDEKQLKWLADRRTREHALNVIALLFHPEKLTQRAGTGQRQGFEDAGPLE
- the ribB gene encoding 3,4-dihydroxy-2-butanone-4-phosphate synthase; the protein is MKLKGKIEKAVKSIQEGNFILVYDADGREEETDFIIGAEFVSKESIYRMRHDGGGLIFLMVHRDIGDKLGLPYLSDVFYRSAIKWPVLKELIPNDIPYDTKSSFSITINHRKTFTGITDVDRAMTMREFAKLASCVKNMGGIEAQRTFGENFRAPGHVPICMASEDLLQERRGHTELSVALAVMANITPITAGCEMMDYGNSLPKKDAAKYAEENKLVFLEGQEIVEAWEEWQE
- a CDS encoding 30S ribosomal protein S17e; its protein translation is MRPTYIKRMAIKLVEQMPDNFSEDFNANKNAVAEYTNINSKIMRNRIAGYISRMLENKESKNEVKGEN